DNA from Desulfobacterales bacterium:
AATGAGATGGAGTCAATTATTATTAGTTACCATGGTATGATTGACAAATTTATTGGAGATGGAATCATGTGTGAATTTGGAACGCCCCTTGATTATATCCAATATCGTTTAATAGCGGTTCTTTGCGCTTTAAAAATGCAGCAAAAAATGCAAAAATGCACTTTCCCGTGGCAAATGAGGATCGGAATTGCTTCAGGCCCAACTATTACCGGAATTATGGGTTCGAGAAGACACGCTTACACAGCTATTGGAGATGTTGTTAATCTTTCTTCACGTCTTGAAAAAGAATGCCCTCCAGGCTCTTTGCTTATTGATGAAACGACCCTTGAAGGTATAAAACAATTTTTTGATTTTAAAGTAAAAAAAAGAATTTCAAGTGCTGATAGCGCTGATAGATGGGTAGAAGAAGACATTGATAGTCTTTACCAAAAATTAAATAGTGCCGAAGGCGATCTCCAAAAAGCATTAATTTTATATGAAATTGGAAGAAGATATTCGACTCTTGGCGAATATACAGAAGCATCTACATGTTTTGAAAAAGCGTTACAGCTCAGACCCGATAATATGAAATTAAAAGTAGCTTTTGCTGAAGCTGCGGTCAAAAAAGATAAATATAATAAAATAGAAGTAAAGGGCAGAAAAAAAAGAGTTACAGCGTATGAAATACTTGGTTTAAAAAATATTCTTTTGGACAGGGAAAAAATGCCTGAATCTTTTTACAATAAATATGGTTGTATAATTAATGAAATTGATATTTCCGAAGATGTAATATTGCCAGTTGAAGCATTAGATGGATGCATTGGTCATTCAAAGGTTGTTGCAATTATTTCTTACGCTCTTGCATCGGTGCTGAATCTTCCAGAAAAAGATACTCAAGACATCGTAAAAGCAGCATTCCTTGCCGATATTGGAAAAGAAATTGTTTCCCATCATCTTCTTAATAGGCCTGACAGTAGCCTTTCTGAATCTGAAATAAGAGAGGTTCAATCCCATTCCGTTGAGAGTGTTAGAATCCTTCGAGAAATGGGTATAGATTCAGCAGTTGTTCTTCAGATAATACGAAATAGCCATGAAAGATTTAATGGAACGGGTTATCCTGACAGACTTAAGTGTGAAGATATTCCTATAGGTTCAAGGATAATAGCTGTTGCAGATACTTACGATGCATTAACATCATGGAGGCCATATCGTGAAAGATGGAATAAAAAAGCGGCATTTGAAGAGTTAAAACGAGGCGTTCAAAATGGAACATTTGATCCTAAAATAGTTGAGATCGCTATAAATATTCTTGAAAAATAATTGTTACGTTCAGATATTCCAGCCTCATCTACAGTATTTAGAACTTATAAAATTTTAACATTCTATTTCGTCACAAAATTTAAATAAA
Protein-coding regions in this window:
- a CDS encoding HD domain-containing protein, producing the protein MPIKLEIEDTNKDNRLKNIVQIFKNNSMIFFLSCFIFFIAVLNYFIPGKLIIINLYFFPVMIAAYFIGRLYAYLSAFISIIIVGIFVFYYPKFFVSSSIISIYIYLFFWAVILITIGALISRLKEDINVEIKKYSILGSLLNKKKEELEQAEKSIRFYEKEIDEKVKQRTDELERKNEDLSESKEKLKEVLNKIMDPTVAKLMIEGRLLNEKRNISIMFSDLVGFTSYSEERSPELVISDLNRYFNEMESIIISYHGMIDKFIGDGIMCEFGTPLDYIQYRLIAVLCALKMQQKMQKCTFPWQMRIGIASGPTITGIMGSRRHAYTAIGDVVNLSSRLEKECPPGSLLIDETTLEGIKQFFDFKVKKRISSADSADRWVEEDIDSLYQKLNSAEGDLQKALILYEIGRRYSTLGEYTEASTCFEKALQLRPDNMKLKVAFAEAAVKKDKYNKIEVKGRKKRVTAYEILGLKNILLDREKMPESFYNKYGCIINEIDISEDVILPVEALDGCIGHSKVVAIISYALASVLNLPEKDTQDIVKAAFLADIGKEIVSHHLLNRPDSSLSESEIREVQSHSVESVRILREMGIDSAVVLQIIRNSHERFNGTGYPDRLKCEDIPIGSRIIAVADTYDALTSWRPYRERWNKKAAFEELKRGVQNGTFDPKIVEIAINILEK